In Streptococcus dysgalactiae subsp. dysgalactiae, the following are encoded in one genomic region:
- a CDS encoding energy-coupling factor transporter transmembrane component T has translation MRLDIRTKLLLLVLANVCFFFRIEGWLELMVVAGLLALLYGLGQRVLSLKMGLIYLSLLALSLAPLSALPSYFYHLLSFLPVVGKLIYPSLLAALIVIKTTTIYELVHGLRKWRLPEVWLLTFAVMFRFLPIIKQETRVIHQSLKIRGIFLDKWAVLTKPRHYLEYVLVPLLLSLLRSSQDLTIASLTKGLAVKKGASECFISRLTWQDWGVKFWIIVTITIMVFQ, from the coding sequence ATGAGGCTTGACATCCGTACAAAGTTATTGTTGTTAGTATTAGCCAATGTTTGCTTCTTTTTTCGTATCGAAGGTTGGCTGGAACTAATGGTAGTAGCAGGTTTATTAGCTCTTTTATATGGCTTGGGCCAAAGAGTCTTATCTCTCAAAATGGGGCTCATTTACCTCTCACTGCTTGCTTTATCTCTTGCACCATTATCAGCTTTACCATCCTATTTTTACCATTTATTAAGTTTTTTGCCCGTTGTGGGGAAGTTGATTTACCCCTCTCTGCTGGCAGCTTTGATTGTGATTAAGACGACAACGATTTATGAGCTGGTACACGGCTTACGCAAATGGCGTCTTCCTGAGGTTTGGTTATTGACCTTTGCTGTTATGTTTCGTTTTTTGCCCATCATCAAACAAGAAACACGCGTGATTCATCAATCCTTAAAAATTAGAGGAATTTTTTTGGATAAATGGGCAGTGTTGACTAAACCAAGGCACTATTTGGAGTATGTGTTGGTGCCATTACTGTTATCTTTACTAAGGAGTAGCCAAGACCTTACGATAGCCAGTTTAACCAAAGGATTGGCGGTCAAAAAAGGTGCTAGCGAATGCTTTATCTCACGCCTAACATGGCAGGATTGGGGGGTAAAATTTTGGATTATCGTCACCATCACCATCATGGTCTTCCAATAA
- a CDS encoding ABC transporter ATP-binding protein: MTKTAYHMKVQNLSFGYGERLVLDDLNFTIPKGKITTIIGANGSGKSTLLHLLTKNLPVKQGQVWLEQEVLDKISLKAFAKKVAVVHQYHRIVDDLTVSELVAMARRAHCSFLKALSKKDKERIAWALMVTGLSDYAYRDLQCLSGGEQQRVWIAMALAQETDIIFLDEPTTYLDIKYQIDILRLITRINQDLGITIVLVLHDINQALSLSDHLLALKDGRLYAQGHPIELVGETFIREVFDIDLPFVEKDGRNFVITSLVNETDVISNQKET, from the coding sequence ATGACAAAGACTGCTTATCATATGAAAGTTCAGAACCTTTCTTTCGGCTATGGGGAAAGGCTTGTCTTGGATGATTTGAACTTTACCATCCCAAAAGGCAAAATCACGACTATTATAGGGGCAAATGGCAGTGGCAAGTCGACTCTTTTGCATCTGTTAACCAAAAACCTTCCTGTCAAACAAGGTCAGGTTTGGCTGGAGCAGGAAGTATTAGACAAGATTTCTCTGAAAGCCTTCGCAAAAAAAGTTGCCGTAGTGCATCAGTACCATAGGATAGTAGATGATTTGACAGTTAGCGAATTGGTTGCTATGGCTAGGCGGGCTCATTGCTCCTTTTTAAAGGCTTTGAGCAAGAAAGATAAGGAGAGAATTGCCTGGGCATTAATGGTGACAGGGTTAAGTGATTATGCTTACCGTGATCTCCAGTGTCTGTCTGGCGGGGAGCAACAGCGCGTGTGGATTGCGATGGCTCTCGCTCAAGAGACAGATATCATCTTTTTAGATGAGCCGACCACCTATTTAGACATCAAGTACCAGATAGATATTCTGAGGCTTATTACCAGAATTAATCAAGACTTAGGGATAACAATTGTTTTGGTTTTACATGACATTAATCAAGCCCTGTCTCTTTCAGATCACCTGCTTGCCTTAAAAGATGGTCGTCTTTATGCACAGGGCCACCCCATAGAACTAGTGGGAGAAACATTTATCCGAGAGGTTTTTGACATTGATCTTCCTTTTGTTGAAAAAGATGGACGGAATTTTGTCATTACCTCGTTGGTCAATGAGACCGATGTTATTAGTAATCAGAAGGAGACATAG
- a CDS encoding MptD family putative ECF transporter S component, producing the protein MKQLTIKDIMTTGAFAALYFICVGLGTLIGLFFDRSGNMLYAPAFAALLGGTVYFLLIVKLQKFGPVTLLGLVMGGFFFLSGHFFAAMFPSIIFGFLADVIASLGKYKSKVLNNLSYLVFAFVNSGPILLMWLLKDAYVESLLARGKDMTYINRVMYDFSFGHVTWFVGTVLVGALLGSAFAHYLLRKHFMKSGLLS; encoded by the coding sequence ATGAAACAATTAACCATTAAAGATATTATGACAACGGGCGCTTTTGCCGCTCTCTACTTTATTTGTGTCGGCCTAGGCACCTTGATTGGTCTCTTTTTTGACCGTTCGGGAAACATGTTATACGCCCCGGCATTTGCAGCTCTACTGGGAGGGACAGTTTATTTCCTCCTAATTGTTAAATTACAAAAATTTGGTCCAGTAACCCTATTGGGACTTGTGATGGGCGGTTTTTTCTTTCTCAGTGGCCATTTTTTTGCGGCCATGTTCCCTAGTATCATCTTTGGTTTCTTAGCAGATGTCATCGCATCTCTAGGAAAATACAAATCCAAAGTCCTTAACAATTTGTCCTACCTTGTATTCGCCTTTGTTAATAGCGGTCCTATTCTGTTAATGTGGTTGCTGAAAGATGCTTACGTGGAAAGCTTGTTGGCGCGTGGTAAGGACATGACCTATATCAATCGTGTCATGTACGACTTTAGCTTTGGGCATGTCACTTGGTTCGTAGGGACAGTTCTCGTGGGAGCGTTACTTGGGTCAGCTTTTGCCCATTATTTGTTGCGAAAACACTTTATGAAATCAGGATTGTTATCATGA
- a CDS encoding heme-binding Shp domain-containing protein — MTKVVTKRILQGLIVVILGLSVMAGKVFADRGQIYSCLIQRNYRHPVSGDIEDSGGENSFDIGQGMVEGTVYQNGMLETSDSGDLLLTFRMSLADFSGDYHFWVQPGGRGSFQAVAYSITQQGTDHNGTTKDISISLPDVNCVIRGSMFVEPMGREVIFYLSPAGLEEGYSGNMITQLVTDRTEHQDQHTPATKEASENKTREEHKAIAQAAKAPDKPLKLKSKAKAKGPSKLTGSKGASQVGLVTSLDKNQTKAPAQKTLPVIVYYLPTLILIVGGMVLWIWKKRKTNDQTI, encoded by the coding sequence ATGACAAAGGTGGTAACAAAGCGGATTCTGCAAGGATTAATAGTGGTTATCTTAGGATTATCAGTGATGGCAGGAAAGGTTTTTGCGGATAGGGGGCAAATTTATAGTTGTCTCATTCAGAGAAATTACCGTCATCCGGTATCAGGAGATATTGAAGATAGTGGTGGAGAGAATTCTTTTGACATTGGTCAGGGAATGGTTGAAGGGACTGTTTATCAAAATGGCATGTTAGAGACTTCAGATTCGGGAGACTTGCTGTTAACCTTTCGCATGAGCTTAGCAGATTTTTCAGGAGACTACCATTTCTGGGTGCAGCCTGGGGGTAGAGGGAGTTTTCAAGCAGTAGCTTATAGCATAACGCAACAAGGTACAGATCATAATGGAACAACCAAAGATATCTCTATTAGCCTACCCGATGTTAACTGTGTTATTCGAGGGAGTATGTTTGTAGAGCCAATGGGAAGAGAGGTGATTTTTTACCTTTCTCCTGCTGGACTTGAAGAAGGTTATTCTGGAAATATGATAACGCAATTGGTAACCGACAGAACTGAGCACCAGGACCAACACACTCCTGCCACCAAAGAAGCTTCTGAGAATAAGACAAGAGAGGAACACAAAGCCATTGCTCAGGCGGCTAAAGCACCTGACAAGCCACTAAAACTAAAATCAAAAGCTAAGGCAAAAGGACCTTCCAAATTAACAGGTTCCAAGGGAGCGTCTCAGGTAGGATTGGTGACCTCATTAGACAAGAATCAAACAAAGGCTCCTGCTCAGAAGACTTTGCCGGTCATTGTTTATTACCTCCCAACTCTTATCTTGATAGTAGGGGGAATGGTGTTATGGATATGGAAAAAGAGAAAAACGAATGATCAAACAATTTAA
- a CDS encoding FecCD family ABC transporter permease, with product MATLDLQQDLAFHVKKRLKRTIYVIMLCLALLILSAVALSLGGLSVSYGAIVKGLFVAYDPQVALIYDLRFPRVVIALLAGAGIAVSGVLFQAVLKNPISDPAIIGVCSGASFLVLLSSLLLPQLLLYGPILSFLGGGVSFLLIYGLAWKKGLHPVRIILTGIAINALFMGLSTALTSFSASASPLVNALLSGQISQKTWVDVGVLLPYTLVGLGLALLFSRICDLLLLDDQVIRNLGMDGHLLRLGISLIAVLLASAATSVVGVVSFLGLIVPHISRLLVGSKHQVLIPFSALLGAFVFLLADTLGRRLAYPLEISPAIIMSIIGGPYFIYLLRRSDVI from the coding sequence ATGGCAACATTAGATTTACAACAAGACCTAGCTTTTCATGTGAAAAAACGGTTGAAAAGAACAATTTACGTCATCATGTTATGTTTGGCTTTGCTTATTTTGAGTGCTGTGGCCCTCTCCTTAGGGGGCTTATCGGTTTCTTATGGAGCAATAGTAAAGGGCCTTTTTGTGGCTTATGATCCTCAAGTTGCTTTGATTTACGATTTGCGGTTCCCAAGGGTTGTCATTGCTTTACTGGCAGGAGCTGGGATAGCTGTTTCGGGAGTGCTGTTTCAAGCAGTCTTGAAAAATCCGATTTCGGATCCTGCTATTATAGGGGTTTGTAGTGGTGCCAGTTTTTTGGTTTTACTGTCCAGTTTACTCTTACCACAGTTGCTGCTCTATGGTCCAATCTTATCATTTTTAGGTGGGGGAGTCTCTTTCTTACTTATTTATGGTTTAGCATGGAAAAAGGGATTACATCCTGTCCGTATTATTTTAACTGGAATTGCTATCAATGCCTTATTTATGGGGTTGTCAACTGCCTTAACGAGTTTTTCGGCTTCTGCAAGTCCTTTAGTCAATGCTTTATTGTCAGGGCAAATTAGCCAAAAAACATGGGTAGATGTTGGCGTCTTACTTCCCTACACCCTTGTCGGTTTAGGATTAGCTCTGCTATTTTCGAGAATCTGCGATTTGCTGTTGCTAGATGATCAGGTGATTCGCAATTTAGGGATGGACGGTCACCTACTACGCTTGGGGATATCTCTGATTGCGGTGTTACTAGCTTCTGCAGCAACGTCAGTAGTTGGGGTGGTTTCTTTTTTAGGATTAATTGTTCCGCATATCAGTCGCTTACTGGTGGGAAGCAAACATCAGGTGTTAATTCCATTTTCGGCCTTATTGGGAGCCTTTGTTTTCTTGCTAGCAGATACTCTAGGTAGACGTTTGGCCTATCCTTTAGAAATCAGTCCAGCTATTATCATGAGTATTATAGGCGGGCCTTACTTTATTTACTTGTTAAGGAGGTCTGATGTGATATGA
- a CDS encoding amino acid ABC transporter ATP-binding/permease protein has product MAKQAPSTMTLVGRLLRLMKALLPWIALAVIFAVMGFIITVSIPTGLAYLGLLAIRQQPIPIGFLHLLLSLAILRGLARYGEHYFGHFVAFHSLAAFRNMIFKKLRALSPAHLDHQDSGHLLKMIGEDIEALEVFFAHTIAPVCTALVSAGLMFFFFWQMSWKLAILAMLTYACLAIFIPIYFAKLLQLLLANQNEGRKAYLSYFLESLRAVKDLLQFQVLEEQFAQLTEKSKLVNALDRKVAQAQFLQMALTFFWLGLTILSFAYLVFEGIRQGDLSFESGLLSFVAFTASFAPFLELGRLPLGFKRAMNAARNIFGLLDQMVVVDEGTEEVAEITQIAFEDVSFAYPQRQERIFKHLSVAFSGKGIIGIQGESGSGKSTLVKLIMKWYNWEAGNIFLCDVDSRLLSAAKLQTNIAYVPQTAQLFQQTIRENLTFGQAAISDEEIWDLAEVCGMKERLLACEQGLDTVITSTTDFSAGEGQRLELMRALLKHASCYIFDEPTSHLDSLNEAIFIDLIKKHCQGMVFLISHRSSTLACVDQLYDMKNGTLTEVKER; this is encoded by the coding sequence ATGGCTAAACAGGCACCATCTACTATGACCTTGGTTGGACGTTTGTTACGTCTGATGAAGGCTCTACTTCCTTGGATTGCCTTGGCGGTAATATTTGCTGTTATGGGTTTTATCATTACTGTTAGTATTCCAACAGGACTGGCTTATTTAGGGTTGTTAGCTATTAGGCAACAGCCAATCCCTATAGGATTTTTACACCTTTTGCTTAGTTTGGCTATTTTACGAGGATTAGCCCGATACGGGGAACATTATTTTGGTCATTTTGTTGCCTTTCATAGCCTGGCTGCTTTTCGGAATATGATTTTCAAGAAATTACGAGCCTTATCTCCGGCTCATCTAGATCACCAAGATAGTGGGCATCTGCTTAAAATGATTGGGGAAGATATTGAGGCCTTGGAAGTCTTCTTTGCTCATACTATTGCTCCTGTTTGCACAGCTTTAGTATCAGCAGGCCTGATGTTTTTCTTTTTTTGGCAGATGAGTTGGAAACTAGCCATCTTAGCGATGTTGACTTATGCCTGTCTGGCTATTTTTATTCCAATTTATTTTGCTAAGCTATTACAGCTTCTGTTGGCAAACCAAAATGAAGGACGAAAGGCTTATCTTTCTTATTTCTTGGAAAGTTTACGGGCGGTCAAAGACCTGTTACAGTTCCAAGTATTGGAAGAGCAGTTTGCCCAATTAACTGAAAAGAGTAAGCTGGTCAATGCCCTTGATCGTAAGGTAGCGCAGGCACAATTCTTACAGATGGCTTTAACCTTTTTCTGGCTTGGGCTCACCATTTTAAGTTTTGCCTATTTAGTGTTTGAGGGAATCCGCCAAGGAGACTTGTCCTTTGAGAGTGGGTTACTATCTTTTGTAGCTTTTACGGCTTCTTTCGCGCCTTTTTTAGAATTAGGCCGCTTACCTTTAGGATTTAAGCGAGCCATGAATGCAGCTAGAAACATTTTTGGGCTTTTAGATCAAATGGTTGTGGTGGATGAGGGGACAGAGGAAGTAGCAGAGATAACTCAAATTGCCTTTGAAGATGTTAGTTTCGCCTACCCTCAGCGTCAAGAACGGATTTTTAAGCACTTATCGGTTGCTTTTTCGGGAAAAGGTATTATCGGCATTCAAGGAGAGTCTGGATCTGGAAAGTCCACCTTGGTGAAACTCATCATGAAATGGTATAATTGGGAGGCTGGAAATATTTTTCTATGTGATGTAGACAGTCGGTTGCTGAGTGCAGCTAAATTGCAGACTAATATTGCCTACGTTCCCCAAACCGCGCAGCTATTCCAACAGACGATTCGTGAAAATTTGACCTTTGGTCAAGCAGCTATTTCAGATGAGGAGATTTGGGATCTGGCTGAGGTTTGTGGTATGAAAGAACGTCTTCTGGCTTGTGAGCAGGGCTTGGACACGGTGATCACGAGTACGACAGATTTCTCAGCTGGTGAAGGTCAGCGACTAGAATTGATGCGAGCCCTCTTGAAACATGCCAGCTGTTATATTTTTGATGAACCAACCTCTCATCTAGATTCTCTAAATGAAGCTATATTCATTGATTTAATCAAGAAACATTGTCAAGGAATGGTCTTTTTGATTTCGCACAGGTCTTCAACCTTGGCTTGTGTTGATCAATTATACGACATGAAAAACGGTACCCTAACAGAGGTGAAAGAACGATGA
- the isdE gene encoding heme ABC transporter substrate-binding protein IsdE, which translates to MIKQFKLLALAMVAFLLTACVNQHPKVMKASNGQRIVATSVAVADICDCLNLDLVGVCDSKLYQLPKRYDEVKRVGLPMNPDMEVVASLKPTWILSPNSLQEDLEPKYQQLDTEYGFLNLRSVEGMYQSIKELGELFDRQQEAKALWKDYQDFYRAYQTQRQGKKKPRVLILMGLPGSYLIATNQSYVGNLLELAGGENVYQSSDKEFLSANPEDMLAKKPDLILRTAHAIPDKVKGMFDKEFAENDIWKHFEAVQKEKVYDLDNQLFGMSAKFNYPEALETLAQMFDQVEGKQ; encoded by the coding sequence ATGATCAAACAATTTAAGTTATTGGCTCTAGCTATGGTAGCTTTTCTTTTAACAGCTTGTGTCAATCAACACCCGAAGGTAATGAAAGCATCTAATGGTCAGAGGATTGTAGCGACTTCGGTTGCAGTTGCCGATATTTGTGATTGTCTAAACCTAGATTTAGTCGGGGTTTGCGATAGCAAATTATATCAGCTTCCAAAACGTTATGACGAGGTTAAGCGTGTTGGCTTACCCATGAATCCTGATATGGAAGTTGTAGCTTCTTTGAAGCCCACTTGGATTTTAAGCCCAAATTCTTTGCAAGAAGATTTGGAACCTAAGTATCAGCAATTGGATACCGAGTACGGTTTTTTGAATTTACGCAGTGTGGAGGGCATGTACCAGTCCATTAAGGAGTTAGGGGAATTGTTTGACCGTCAACAAGAAGCTAAAGCCTTGTGGAAAGACTACCAAGACTTTTACCGAGCTTATCAAACCCAGCGTCAAGGGAAGAAAAAACCAAGAGTGCTGATTCTTATGGGCTTACCAGGCAGTTACTTGATTGCTACCAATCAGTCCTACGTTGGCAACCTCTTAGAGCTGGCAGGTGGTGAAAATGTCTATCAATCTAGCGACAAAGAATTCTTATCAGCTAACCCAGAGGACATGTTGGCTAAGAAACCTGACTTGATTTTAAGGACAGCGCATGCTATTCCGGATAAGGTAAAAGGCATGTTTGATAAGGAATTTGCGGAAAATGACATTTGGAAACACTTTGAGGCAGTCCAAAAAGAGAAGGTTTATGACTTGGATAATCAATTATTTGGCATGAGTGCCAAATTCAACTACCCAGAGGCCTTGGAAACCTTGGCTCAGATGTTTGACCAAGTAGAGGGTAAACAATAG
- a CDS encoding ABC transporter ATP-binding protein/permease produces MKETRNTISKEKRRSLLKRLRERVAPKRGLLYVSAFLAWLQFLMRVISFYLIAKTFAAFWVGQAIALGSLVGWLLLLNMTGFALALLAKRLQGIASQFARDSLKQSFFEAFVALDGQFDANASSADILTLASQGIDSLDTYYSYYLSLSMRTKWNCSTVMLLVCLIYPLAGVIFLLTLPLIPLSIVAMQKRSKQIMSQYWSSYMDVGNLFMDDLKGLNTLYSYQVAERYECEFTTKAERFRKATMSLLGFQLQAVGYMDAVMYLGIGLSGFLAVQALAIGSLSLFHFLFFLLIATEFFAPIREQGYGMHLVMMTTKMADRIFTFLDSVPERKDNQTKDLGVFSQITIKDLTLAYGEKVVLDTISLTLIKGQLTAIAGVSGQGKTSLAQLLLKRQQATSGHILFDDVDSKEVSMDSLNQQLLYVSDQSTLLNRSIYDNLTLAAKLSKKEVLEWINQHGLLTFINWLPDGLDTLVGKNGNLLSPGQRQQVICARALLSQRSLYIFDEATSSLDAENERIIDGLIEQLAKKAIVIVITHKMSRLKRADQVLFLSSEQPACLGKPQELYRHQPSYRQLVDTQERLEECLYG; encoded by the coding sequence ATGAAGGAAACAAGAAATACGATATCAAAAGAAAAACGACGTTCACTTCTTAAACGGCTGAGAGAGAGGGTTGCCCCGAAGAGGGGCTTGCTTTATGTATCAGCATTTTTAGCTTGGTTACAATTTTTAATGAGGGTTATCAGTTTTTACCTTATCGCCAAAACATTTGCAGCCTTTTGGGTCGGACAAGCTATTGCTTTGGGCTCGCTAGTAGGTTGGTTATTACTTTTAAACATGACCGGCTTCGCCCTTGCTCTCCTGGCCAAACGATTGCAAGGAATCGCTTCACAATTTGCTAGAGATTCGTTGAAACAATCCTTTTTTGAGGCATTTGTGGCGTTAGACGGGCAATTTGATGCCAATGCTAGCAGTGCAGATATTTTGACGCTGGCTTCACAAGGGATTGATAGTCTCGATACTTATTATTCTTACTATCTGTCTTTATCAATGAGAACCAAGTGGAATTGTAGTACGGTTATGCTACTGGTTTGTTTGATTTATCCTTTGGCAGGAGTGATCTTCCTATTGACTTTACCTCTAATTCCTCTATCGATTGTAGCCATGCAAAAGCGGTCTAAGCAAATCATGAGCCAGTACTGGTCTTCTTATATGGATGTGGGAAACTTGTTTATGGATGATCTTAAGGGCCTTAATACCCTCTATTCTTATCAGGTAGCGGAACGCTATGAATGTGAATTTACAACGAAGGCGGAGCGATTTCGAAAAGCGACTATGTCCCTGCTAGGTTTTCAATTACAGGCCGTTGGTTATATGGATGCGGTGATGTATCTCGGCATTGGTTTATCAGGCTTTTTAGCTGTTCAAGCTTTGGCAATTGGGAGTCTTTCACTTTTTCACTTTTTGTTCTTTCTTTTAATCGCAACAGAATTTTTTGCTCCTATTCGTGAGCAAGGCTATGGCATGCATTTGGTGATGATGACGACTAAGATGGCTGACCGCATCTTTACTTTTTTAGATAGTGTTCCAGAAAGAAAAGATAACCAGACAAAAGACTTAGGAGTGTTTAGTCAGATTACTATCAAGGACTTGACCTTGGCATATGGGGAAAAAGTAGTGCTCGATACTATTTCCCTGACGTTGATCAAAGGGCAGTTAACAGCGATTGCAGGCGTTTCCGGACAAGGGAAAACTAGCCTTGCTCAGTTGCTTTTAAAGCGGCAACAGGCTACAAGTGGCCACATTCTTTTTGATGATGTCGACAGTAAAGAGGTGTCAATGGACAGTCTTAATCAGCAGTTGCTTTATGTGTCAGACCAATCTACCCTGTTGAATCGAAGTATTTATGACAATTTAACATTGGCAGCGAAACTGTCTAAAAAAGAAGTGCTGGAATGGATTAACCAACACGGTTTATTGACGTTTATTAATTGGTTGCCTGATGGTCTTGATACACTGGTTGGTAAAAACGGCAATCTGTTGTCACCTGGTCAAAGACAGCAAGTTATTTGTGCTAGGGCTTTGCTTAGCCAACGCTCTCTTTATATTTTTGACGAAGCAACCTCTAGCCTAGATGCTGAGAACGAACGGATTATTGATGGTTTGATTGAGCAACTCGCTAAGAAGGCAATAGTCATTGTGATTACGCATAAAATGTCACGTCTGAAAAGGGCTGATCAAGTGCTCTTTTTAAGTTCAGAACAGCCAGCTTGTTTAGGAAAGCCTCAGGAGCTCTATCGTCATCAACCTTCTTATCGTCAACTCGTTGATACTCAAGAAAGATTGGAGGAATGTCTTTATGGCTAA